A region from the Falco rusticolus isolate bFalRus1 chromosome 4, bFalRus1.pri, whole genome shotgun sequence genome encodes:
- the STEAP1 gene encoding metalloreductase STEAP1 encodes MEKREDDNHGIDQNAGQSIMPRRNTGNLSNSDVDMQVTNPPEAAALFNLHQAHHFGEFEHSSEQHCKQDLFPKWHLPMKIASVISLLTFIYTSMRDVIYPFITRKENVFYKIPILVINKVLPVVSITLLALVYLPGILAAGFQLYFGTKYKRFPQWLDRWMLSRKQFGLLSFFFATMHACYSLCYPMRRSYRYKLLNWAFQQVKQKKESAWIEHDVWRMEIYVSLGILGLALLALLAITSIPSVGHSLTWREFHYIQSKMGYLALLLCTVHALVFAWNKWVDVNQFIWYTPPSFMVAVFLPIVVLLCKCVLLLPCFRKRIKKIRCGWEANTQTNQTSMTSRL; translated from the exons atggagaagagggaagatgATAATCATGGCATTGATCAAAATGCAGGTCAGAGCATCATGCcaagaagaaatacaggaaaccTTAGCAACTCG GATGTGGATATGCAAGTCACCAATCCACCAGAAGCAGCTGCACTTTTTAATTTACATCAAGCACACCATTTTGGTGAGTTTGAACACTCTTCAGAACAACACTGCAAGCAGGATCTGTTCCCCAAGTGGCACTTGCCAATGAAGATAGCATCAGTGATCTCattattaacatttatttaCACTTCTATGAGAGATGTCATATATCCTTTTAtaaccagaaaggaaaatgttttctataaaATTCCAATCCTTGTCATAAACAAAGTTTTACCAGTGGTTTCAATTACCCTTTTAGCACTAGTATATTTACCAGGAATATTAGCTGCTGGTTTCCAGCTGTACTTTGGCACCAAGTATAAAAGGTTTCCCCAGTGGCTGGATAGATGGATGTTATCAAGAAAGCAATTtggacttctcagtttcttcttcGCTACAATGCACGCCTGCTATAGCCTATGCTATCCAATGAGAAGATCATACAGATACAAGCTGCTGAACTGGGCATTCCAGCAG gtcaaacaaaaaaaggaaagtgccTGGATTGAACATGATGTTTGGAGAATGGAGATTTATGTGTCTCTAGGAATTCTGGGACTTGCTTTGCTGGCCTTGTTGGCAATAACATCAATTCCATCTGTTGGTCACTCTTTGACCTGGAGAGAGTTCCACTACATTCAG agcAAGATGGGATATttagctctgctgctgtgtacTGTTCACGCACTGGTGTTTGCTTGGAATAAGTGGGTTGATGTTAACCAGTTCATCTGGTATACACCACCTTCATTTATGGTAGCAGTTTTTCTTCCTATTGTAGTTCTGCTTTGTAAATGCGTACTGCTCCTCCCATGTTTTAGGAAGAGGATAAAAAAGATCAGATGTGGTTGGGAAGCTAACACACAAACCAATCAAACCAGCATGACTTCTAGACTGTAG